One segment of Manduca sexta isolate Smith_Timp_Sample1 chromosome 27, JHU_Msex_v1.0, whole genome shotgun sequence DNA contains the following:
- the LOC115444929 gene encoding LOW QUALITY PROTEIN: sodium-coupled monocarboxylate transporter 2 (The sequence of the model RefSeq protein was modified relative to this genomic sequence to represent the inferred CDS: inserted 1 base in 1 codon) has product MTVVYFDWLDYIVFGGMLLLSALIGIYFAFXATKKQNTTAEYLMGGKTMGMFPISMSLIASYISGISLLGLPAEMYTYGTQLWAIVLSEWAVSVTIAIVYLPVFYNLQITSTYEYLRLRFSQNVRLLGSVIFIIKMMLYIPIVVYVPALAFNQVTGINLHLITPIVCIVCIFYTTLGGLKAVVWTDTLQTVLMYFGVVFVLAYGTWRLGGVSNVLAINAEGDRLEFFNMDVDPTIRHTFWSTVFGNFFSWLASCSVNQAMVQRCLALSSLRRARMTIFIMAAGIFCIVSLCCYTGLVIYATFATCDPLTTGAIKKSDQLLPYFVMTITGSIPALPGIFMSGVFSAALSSMSTGLNSLCGVIFEDLIRPAYNKPISEKTASFIMKVIVVVIGATCVALVFLVEHMGALIQAGKSLAGITAGSLLGLFSMGLFLPWVNATGALVGGIVSTLLVGWISLGTQAAMLRGEIYIPPKPVSVAGCSGNFSLSGGPTASFNKIGIDRSGTFFLYRLSYLYYTFIGMSVCVLVGVVVSFFTKPNDPAMVHRDLLTPVIHRWLPAQSPHCRRPRLTQHDIEIHARELQALRDISNDKYDNARLEFSRSNNNNVG; this is encoded by the exons ATGACGGTAGTATACTTCGATTGGCTTGATTACATCGTCTTCGGGGGCATGTTGCTACTGTCGGCGCTCATCGGGATTTACTTCGCAT TTGCCACTAAAAAGCAAAACACCACAGCTGAATACTTAATGGGCGGGAAAACTATGGGCATGTTTCCCATTTCGATGTCATTAATAGCCAG TTACATATCGGGAATATCGCTACTAGGGCTCCCTGCCGAAATGTACACATATGGCACGCAATTATGGGCTATCGTATTATCAGAGTGGGCAGTTTCTGTGACGATTGCGATCGTTTACTTACCGGTTTTCTACAACTTACAAATAACATCGACTTATGAG tacTTGCGACTAAGATTCAGTCAAAACGTTAGACTGCTGGGGTcggttatatttataattaaaatgatgctCTACATTCCTATAGTTGTCTACGTACCAGCATTAGCCTTTAATCAAG TAACAGGCATTAATCTCCACTTAATCACACCCATCGTTTGTATAGTGTGTATATTTTACACCACtctt GGCGGACTTAAAGCTGTAGTATGGACAGACACACTCCAGACAGTGCTTATGTATTTTGGTGTGGTTTTCGTTTTGGCGTACGGTACATGGCGTCTTGGAGGTGTGTCTAACGTATTAGCTATTAATGCTGAGGGAGACCGTCTAGAATTCTTTAA TATGGACGTAGACCCTACAATTCGGCATACATTTTGGTCAACAGTTTTTGGCAATTTCTTTAGTTGGTTGGCTTCGTGCTCTGTCAACCAAGCCATGGTACAAAGATGCTTGGCGTTGTCTTCTTTGAGAAGGGCTAGAAT gaCGATTTTTATAATGGCAGCTGgcattttttgtattgtttcgcTATGTTGTTACACCGGCTTGGTAATATATGCCACATTTGCGACTTGCGACCCTCTGACCACGGGAGCTATAAAGAAAAGTGACCAACTTTTACCATACTTTGTGATGACCATCACGGGATCAATTCCTGCACTACCAGGAATATTTATGAGTGGCGTGTTCAGTGCAGCGCTAAG TTCTATGTCTACTGGGTTGAATTCTCTATGCGGAGTAATATTCGAAGATCTCATTAGACCAGCTTACAATAAACCTATTTCAGAGAAAACTGCCAGCTTTATCATGAAAGTCATTGTTGTCGTTATAG GAGCTACGTGTGTAGCACTGGTATTCTTAGTTGAACATATGGGCGCACTCATCCAGGCCGGGAAGAGCTTAGCCGGAATCACAGCTGGAAGTCTACTGGGACTTTTCTCTATGGGGCTGTTCTTGCCGTGGGTGAATGCAacg GGTGCCCTAGTGGGCGGCATCGTCTCAACTCTTCTGGTCGGTTGGATATCGTTGGGCACTCAAGCTGCTATGTTGCGTGGAGAAATATATATTCCCCCGAAGCCGGTTTCCGTGGCAGGCTGCTCGGGAAACTTTAGTTTATCGGGGGGTCCAACGGCTTCATTTAACAAAATCGGAATTGATAG GTCAGGAACATTCTTCCTGTATAGACTGAGCTACTTGTATTACACGTTCATCGGGATGTCTGTCTGTGTGCTCGTTGGAGTCGTCGTTTCCTTCTTCACAAAACCTAATGATCCCGCTATG GTCCATCGCGACTTGCTGACGCCGGTGATCCACCGCTGGCTGCCGGCGCAGAGCCCGCACTGCCGGCGCCCGCGCCTCACGCAACACGACATAGAGATCCACGCGCGAGAGCTACAAGCGCTGCGGGACATCTCTAATGAT AAATACGACAACGCACGCCTAGAGTTTTCTAGAAGTAACAACAACAACGTCGgctaa